The nucleotide window CTCAAATATTAAATAGAATTGGCAAAGGGGAGATCTTGTTTTGAAATTTCCTTTCAGATAGGTAGACCATTACAACATACTTCTTCTCTTGCCATCCAGGCCCATCCAGGCACAACGGACTATAAAGAGGCTCACTGGAACTGGTTGTGTTAACTTGGTTTGACTTGCGCTCCCCTGTCCCAGGTGAGGTGATCCAGTGTTGATGCAGTATGTTGGTGCAGTGATGCCGACATAAGCATTTCCTCAGGCCATCAGTGGCTAATGTGACTCTGGGAAACTGCCTGGTCTCAGGTTCACACCAGCTAGcatgtttttctttgttttctccATGTCTTCttatcgcacacacacataaacacacacaaacgcacacataggCTCTCATGTCTATCAtactcatcatacacacatgtggGAGAACAAGTTTAGGTGTGAAACCCAACCCTTCCTTCACTTAGTGGAACTTGCCATTAAGGGAAACTCTCATTTATGTGATGAACAGGCAAGGTGCAGGAATTCAGGGAGAAGTGTAGAAAAGGTCTATGAAGGTGATAACAACATTTCGtttgtagtgtgagtgtgtatctcaAACGGTTTCCAGAGAGGATGAAGATCCGCGTGGTGCAAATCTGGGGCTTCCTGTTGACGGTCCTGGGCTGGATCTTCATAGCCTGCTCCATGGCCATGGAGGGCTGGAAGGTGACCTCCATCGGCGGCCAGGGTGGAATGTCAGTCATGGACGTAGCCTGGTACTGGTCCAGTCTCTGGAGGACTTGCTTCACAGACTCTACCGCGGTCACTAATTGCTATGACTTCCCTGTGCTCTGGTCAGTAGAAAGTGAGTTGGAAAAAGCCTCAGGCCGTCACCTATGGTGCCTATAGTGCTAATGACAGAGGTATTCTCAGTCATTTAGTAATTCTCAGTATCACTGTATTCTGTCTTCCAAAGTCCAGCAGACAGTAGTGATTTGCAAGATAAAATGTAAGAATGAAGTGAAGTTAAGGCATGCTTTACTGTAGTGATGATATTACTGCTCTCTCATATTCAGACAACATACAGATTGTCCGGGCCCTTCTCATGGGAGGGCTCACGACCGGAATGCTGGGGTTCATTCTGAGTCTTCTGGGGATGGAGTGTACCTACATTGGCGGCAAAGACAAGGAGAAGAACAGAACTCTCTTTGTTGGTGGAATCAGCCATTGTATTGCTGGCAAGTATTCTACTTCTAATTTGGGGAACAAGGAATCCTAGAATGTGTTCTATACAAGTGTGTGACAGTACCAGGATGAGAGCCAGTACAAGCGGGTCTGACTTTATCCCTCCTGTGCAGGAATTGCAGCGGCCTCTGGTTACGCAGTGTATGCAGTGTATGTCTCAGCTGAATTCTTCAATCCTAATTTTGATGGGCTAAAGTAAGATTAAATCATTTACACTGACATGTTTAAATAAGCATGGCCAGCTACCAGTGCCAAATATTTCTCTGAGCATGAAAACGTCTGTATTTTCCCCCAATGATTCCAGGTTTGACCTTGGCACGCCACTCTTCCTTGGGTGGGCTGGCTCTGCTTTCCACGTGGCTGGTGGTATATTCCACCTGGTCTCAGTCTATAAGATTTGGGCTCTGGCATACAGGTGAGCACACACTACTCATTCACCTGTGGACTCAGTCTTTAAGATTTAGGCTTTGGCACACAGGTGAGCACAAACTACTCATTCACCTGTGGACTCAGTCTTTAAGATTTAGGCTTTGGCACACAGGTGAGCACAAACTACTCATTCACCTGTGGACTCAGTCTTTAAGATTTAGGCTCTGGCACACACTACTCATTCACCTGTGGACTCAGTCTTTAAGATTCAGGCTCTGGCACACAGGTAAGCACACACTACTCAAGTGCTGTGTGGTGAGTCATATCAGAGTTAGGGCATTAAGACATATGCTTTGACAGTGTAAAATCCATTTGTACACAACTTTCACAATACGTTTGTGGATTGTTCCTTCAGTATTATTATGCTGAGCACTAATACTGTATCTGGGATGTAAATTACACTGCTGTctattatatatgtgtgtgttttgtgcagcgCTCCTGTCTTGGTCGCTCCCCCTCAGCCTGTCCAAGAGGATGGTCCAAACGCCTCCACAGTGTTCTCTACAGTGTCTGAGATCTCCTCGAAACCGTCCTCTGTATCTGAACTTTCGTCAAGGACCAATCTTTCAACCGTTTCCGGTATCACAGAAAAGACAGGGCATTTGTCAAAGTCCAGACGCTCCTCAAAGTCTGACCAATC belongs to Alosa alosa isolate M-15738 ecotype Scorff River chromosome 23, AALO_Geno_1.1, whole genome shotgun sequence and includes:
- the cldn10e gene encoding claudin-10, with the protein product MKIRVVQIWGFLLTVLGWIFIACSMAMEGWKVTSIGGQGGMSVMDVAWYWSSLWRTCFTDSTAVTNCYDFPVLWSVENNIQIVRALLMGGLTTGMLGFILSLLGMECTYIGGKDKEKNRTLFVGGISHCIAGIAAASGYAVYAVYVSAEFFNPNFDGLKFDLGTPLFLGWAGSAFHVAGGIFHLVSVYKIWALAYSAPVLVAPPQPVQEDGPNASTVFSTVSEISSKPSSVSELSSRTNLSTVSGITEKTGHLSKSRRSSKSDQSVRSKMSERSDKSRRSEGSSRSSRSSKSGRSSRDTRSDAVSSRAWSEGSTSERALFIKNSYI